A part of Actinoallomurus bryophytorum genomic DNA contains:
- a CDS encoding EF-hand domain-containing protein: MPEDEAAKTFQEFDYDGDGYVTAMEFKLAMTARREQVTGDEIDSIFGHADQDNDGKINQAEFTKAWNA; encoded by the coding sequence ATGCCCGAGGACGAAGCCGCCAAGACGTTCCAGGAGTTCGACTACGACGGTGACGGCTACGTCACCGCCATGGAGTTCAAGCTCGCCATGACCGCCCGCCGCGAGCAGGTCACCGGCGACGAGATCGACTCGATCTTCGGCCACGCGGACCAGGACAACGACGGCAAGATCAACCAGGCGGAGTTCACCAAGGCGTGGAACGCCTGA
- a CDS encoding DUF5010 domain-containing protein has product MRGRRRSSLYVTAAVASVAAVVPLAPSGAQAPAGALPARAPAATSGYLGVTFGFSGTTLHGGPYENQGNAVYGIPMFKATSDENAFWDNYVEELLAAGVDFVAPTIRGYIPGKEQYNGGGDTRKLAGLVAAINRAGAADRLKISALDDTPASLTDKKNLDKHNAGGYSPPFDVGDVNGTGEGGLKYWWDNNLRAFFQAVPDNMRFKIDGRPVIYEWSLNDFAFSDQDNGNITKFVNAMRQKAKAEFNVDPYLIADQSWTQQDPSSAAVVDGVHAWFPVPGGETMTTFNGRSYGVTVPGFHFASGSTNMNIDANHGQTLAGNLQKTAGSGAYATLVEGFSDWEENATMWRTEPGTYDQRRYDYPNQMINILRRYSRNPYPADLRVQAESADGYQDTTAGNQWNLYRDGDIDVEKTTDTGGGWDVGGIASGEWLQWQEIPLQGSVTLKARVATTEAGRQLRFVVDGVAGPTVTLPNTGGWQTYQTVNAGTFSLAAGSTHTVRVEFVSGPLNLNYWTN; this is encoded by the coding sequence ATGCGCGGAAGACGCCGCTCATCCTTGTACGTGACCGCGGCCGTGGCCTCGGTCGCCGCCGTCGTGCCGCTCGCGCCGTCCGGCGCGCAGGCCCCAGCGGGGGCACTGCCCGCGCGCGCACCGGCCGCGACCTCCGGATACCTGGGGGTGACGTTCGGTTTCTCCGGTACGACCCTGCACGGCGGACCGTACGAGAACCAGGGCAATGCGGTCTACGGCATCCCGATGTTCAAGGCGACCTCGGACGAGAACGCGTTCTGGGACAACTACGTCGAGGAACTGCTGGCCGCGGGCGTCGACTTCGTGGCGCCGACGATCCGCGGCTACATCCCCGGAAAGGAGCAGTACAACGGCGGCGGCGACACCCGCAAGCTGGCCGGGCTGGTCGCGGCGATCAACCGGGCCGGCGCCGCCGACCGGCTCAAGATCAGCGCACTGGACGACACTCCGGCGTCGCTGACCGACAAGAAGAACCTCGACAAGCACAATGCCGGCGGGTACAGCCCGCCGTTCGACGTCGGGGACGTGAACGGCACCGGCGAGGGCGGCCTCAAGTACTGGTGGGACAACAACCTGCGGGCGTTCTTCCAGGCCGTGCCGGACAACATGCGTTTCAAGATCGACGGACGGCCGGTCATCTACGAGTGGTCGCTCAACGACTTCGCCTTCAGCGACCAGGACAACGGCAACATCACCAAGTTCGTGAACGCGATGCGGCAGAAGGCGAAGGCCGAGTTCAACGTCGACCCGTACCTCATCGCGGACCAGTCCTGGACACAGCAGGACCCGAGCAGCGCCGCGGTCGTCGACGGCGTGCACGCGTGGTTCCCGGTGCCCGGCGGCGAGACGATGACGACGTTCAACGGCCGCTCGTACGGCGTGACCGTGCCCGGCTTCCACTTCGCCAGCGGCTCGACGAACATGAACATCGACGCGAACCACGGTCAGACCCTGGCGGGCAACCTGCAGAAGACGGCCGGCTCCGGCGCGTACGCGACCCTGGTCGAGGGCTTCAGCGACTGGGAGGAGAACGCCACGATGTGGCGGACCGAGCCCGGGACCTACGACCAGCGCCGGTACGACTACCCCAACCAGATGATCAATATCCTGCGCCGGTACTCGCGGAACCCGTACCCGGCCGACCTGCGCGTCCAGGCCGAGTCGGCGGACGGCTACCAGGACACCACGGCCGGAAACCAGTGGAACCTCTACCGCGACGGTGACATCGACGTCGAGAAGACGACCGACACCGGCGGTGGCTGGGACGTCGGCGGCATCGCGAGCGGTGAATGGCTGCAGTGGCAGGAGATCCCGCTGCAGGGCTCGGTGACACTCAAGGCGAGGGTCGCCACCACCGAGGCCGGGCGGCAGTTGCGGTTCGTCGTCGACGGTGTCGCCGGACCGACGGTCACCCTGCCGAACACCGGAGGCTGGCAGACGTACCAGACCGTGAACGCCGGCACGTTCAGCCTGGCCGCCGGCAGCACCCACACCGTGCGGGTCGAGTTCGTGAGCGGCCCGCTCAACCTCAACTACTGGACGAACTGA
- a CDS encoding winged helix-turn-helix transcriptional regulator: MPEIHPVCTRFHAAIELIGARWTGAILRVLFTDQHRYAQIKAAIPGVSDTMLAERLRTLEADGLVERRVLPTSPVQVEYRLTTKGLDLEPVLDAVLSWSHKWIPLEDH, from the coding sequence ATGCCCGAGATCCACCCGGTTTGCACGCGGTTTCACGCCGCGATCGAGCTGATCGGTGCGCGCTGGACCGGGGCGATCCTCCGTGTCCTGTTCACCGACCAGCACCGCTACGCCCAGATCAAGGCGGCCATCCCCGGTGTGAGCGACACCATGCTGGCGGAGCGGCTGCGGACTCTCGAGGCCGACGGGCTCGTCGAGCGCCGGGTGCTCCCCACCTCGCCGGTCCAGGTCGAGTACCGCCTCACGACGAAGGGGCTCGACCTGGAGCCGGTCCTGGACGCGGTGCTCTCCTGGTCGCACAAGTGGATCCCCCTCGAAGACCACTAG